A segment of the Polyodon spathula isolate WHYD16114869_AA chromosome 14, ASM1765450v1, whole genome shotgun sequence genome:
GAGTCAACTGTGAATGATTAAAACTTAATATAtgtgataaaaatgtaaaaataccggtaattaaaaaatatatataaaaaaaaattaatgtaaaaagGTCAATCTGGAAATGCTATCAATTTATTTTGACCTCATTCAATATAAACATATTCAATTTACCCTGAACCTTCAAATCTATTATtcaatacagttattaatgttaaaaggCCACATTCTGCTGTTGTTGATGTTGACATGGCtgttatgttctgttttaaaacaaatgcagtagtacagcactgCTATTACGTTATGGACTGGGGCATAAATTGATCGTAAATTGAGCCAGCTCGATTTGTCAGCAGTCGCAAGAAAGACGTgtgtctgtttgattgtaacaatGAAGTGTCGTTCCTGATCATCAAGTTCTGTCTTGTGATTGCATAACAATGGCATCCAGCAAAGCATTGGGTGGAATTTAtgtaccaagcaggagaaaaattcaatttgcaaactctgccaaggaaatatttcattcaaaggaggaagcccgcttacttaatgtgctccacattatttaattttttattttatttatttgcttatttatttttaaataaaggctacttattcgatctttttggtaagaaactatatctgcataataactgtagataaagcattccagGTTTTCGGACACCACAATGGGCAGGTGGGCAGGCAGTGAAGCTGGCATACCTTGTCTGTCCATATATATGGGGGCTCCACCCAGAGAAGCCACGGAATCTACTAGAAGTAAACAGTTATACCTGGGAGAGAATAGAAGAAACAAAAGTCAAGCCTTAGCTGAGCCAGGGGTTCAAGCAGCACAGAATCTTTATCCTTAAATTTAAACCCAAGGCAAGCCATCAGCCCAACTGATCGCTGGGTCACATAACCTTCCCTGTCACAAACCCTCACCACTAGGCCATTCTGTCTCCCAATACATCTGGTATAACTCAAGGCTGGGCCAAATTaattcataaatgtttttttcatccaAGCCAACTCACTTGTGACACAGGGCTCCTAGTCCGTCTAGGGGATGCGCTATTCCAGTCGAAGACTCTCCATGCGTGATGAAGAACAACACTGGCTTGTGTTTTGACAAGGCCTGGAGCAAGAAGACACATAGTAAACAAGTTGCAGTTACACTGTCAGTACACAGGATGTTAATCAAGGATATGTGCGTTTTAAAATCTCAAAGGCATTGAAATTCTGCAGtttattaaacaatacacaaGTCATACATTTAATCGCTTTTATAAAATTAACAGTTTTGCCTCACAGtagctgcagttttttttaaacagttttttagaGTTGATATTGAGGGACCGATTCATaacactttacagagtgtttcaTGATGAAACATGAGAATTCACTTGCAATCTTTTCTAAAACAGTTGACAGAAAGGTTACATTAAATGGAAACTTGATTTAATAACTagaatgtgcttttaaaaatacaaatgtaacactGTTCTTTCATGGAACAACTGAATGTGTAGTGTCACTAAACACTACTTGTATAGAACTATCCGTGCACTGCTGGGAGCAGTTCAGAATTCAGAGAGTTCTTGAGCTTTGGCGGAGAGTGAGGCTGTTGCTGTATGTACTCAAGCTGGCTTGTggaattagtttttaatttaatcaagTTATTACAAACGTATACATACAGGCAAAATGTAGATAACGTACAATAAAACTTTACCTGTTCAATTTCTTGGAGGGTGAAACATTCGCCAGGTGGTTTGACTAGTCTTTTAGCATCTGCACCTGTGGAAACCAGATAAACAAGGTTCCTCAGATgcacacagtgttttttttgttttgcaagacaGTTCAGTGACTGGGTAAGTATCAGGTGagtgtttatttctatttcataATAGCACAGCATACTAAACCATTAACACGGGTCCTGTATTCCAGTGGCTATATCTGTTACTGGTTTGGGTGActgattttaaatgctgttttataaataagCAAACGCAGACACTGTCTGTTCTCATTCTAAATGTACACCTACTCCATGAGTAGTTATTTTTACATAAAGATTGTCAATACTAGAAATATTGCATTGGTAAAATATGAGTGGTTAAAACAGGGTCGATGATGTCAGAATTAAGCTGTTGTTCATGTGAGGTGCGTGTATTTAGTTGGAATTTGGATGACTGGGTGAAGGTGTGGTAGGAGTACAATGCAGTGTACCCATTCTCTCTGAGATGTCCGCTGCTCTCTCTCCCCAGATGCCGTTGACTGCGATCAGGACGGTCTCCCCGCGCTCCACTGCGTTATACAACGCAGCCTCCATGGCAGCATGGCCAGAGCCGCTGATCGCCATTGTCAGCTCATTCTTTGTTTGGAAGGCATACTGGATTCCCTTTTTAATGTCATCCATTATCTACaagaaataaacactgtacacaaTCAGCTGCTAGACACAAATTATTGTTCAGTACATGAGACAGATTGATAACTGCATAGATTGTGACTTCATTCAACCTACTTTTATGAAAATCGATCATATATTAGAAGTTCCAATTAAACAGGTATTGCATGCCACAGCTCATAGGAGGCTccaaatcagatgaaataatagctaaaaaaaaaatgttggtcaTATCTTGTATGCAATATGTGAAAATCATATAGCTGTATATACTAGTGTTGAGAAATCTTGCATCAGATAACATTTGTATACTTGGTGCAAATGTTACCAGATCTAATTTTGGAGActtatcttgcattcattcaaatccaatggcAGAATGAATGATGCTGCACTGCTAAACAGATTCCTCATTGGTAGAATATCTAGAGTACTCCATGTGTATTCCTCATGCATGTTCTGTTTCCTTGTGATCTCACCAGTATAAGCCTGCTGCTGCGGCAGTGCTTTTAATAGAAGAAGTAATGCAAATTATACAAATGTAAtgcaaattatgcaaattataCAGCAAAAATCTACCTGGTTAGGTAGGGAActctttttttgcaagtatatGGTATATGTGGTAAAGAggagaaataaacaaatgaggAATCTTTGGTCCAAAAGTGTTACCAAGCAGTAATTAATATTCGATTGATATGCTAAGGTGAACGTGCATGcatgtgaataaactaaactaaatgttCTTTTAAGCATACAAATATCATTAGAACTATAGTAGCTTTGTGatgtttttatattacaaaaagaTATACTAAGAAGCCAATGTGTGGATTTACTCCTATTCCTGTTTATCTCTAGCTATCTCTTAGATATAGGAAGTGGCCATCGTTAACAGCTAAATGTGATAAAgattaataatactacaaataataaagaggaaataagaataaatatcatattttagAAAAGAAAGCACAAAAATAGTTCTACGTAAAATTGTCTAGCACCTCCAGTCACCTGAATGTAGCTGCATGTTTGAAGCTGGGTGAAGGTTAAGGGAGGTGTCTTCTGCATTCAAGATTGAAGTGTTAGCCACCAATCAATCCTTTAGGTCTAACTCCTTCCTTTTACATGAACTCTAACCATGATACTCCACCATACTGCCTTCCTCCCCGTTCTTCAGTATTATTCGCTAGCAACATGATCTTCTTTGAAGTCTCTCTTCCTGCTTTCACATGCTCAGTTCTACTCATGAAAGAACACTGTCTTATCCCCAGGACCTTGCCtttaaccactaaaccacactgcctccttccaGGTTCTTTAGATAACCTCTAAACAGCACTGCCTCATTCTTAGTCCCTTTACTCTGAAGCAGGTCATGAGACCACTGTAATCACTGGACCACTACCTTCCTTCCAGGGGTAATAACCAAGGAATTTTCAGAAATTGTAGAATAAAAACATTCTTGCTTGTGTTTGTCATTTTAACCCTGGCAAAGCCCTCACATTACATAAGAATATAATAAAAggtatgaatgagaggaggccattcggccaaactaagcttgtctggttcctagtagctgattgatctcagaaaaCTAAAGTTAGCtcttaaaggatccaaatgaATGTTTCAGCAACATGAGTAGTTAGCCCAGTCCttcctctcacccctctctgtgaaaaagtgtctccttccctctatcCTAAGTCAATCTTCACCTAATTTCCAATGTGTCCTTAAATTTAGATGCAGCAAGTTTTAGAACTACACCTAAGCCACACGCTCTACTGCAAATAGACAGGCCCTAAGAAATGTTTGAATTCTTTAATGTAAGACTATTATTTGTAGACTATTCTTTTAAAATTGCAGTGTTCCAACCATGTATACTATTGATTGATCAAGTCCTCAAGTACTGTAGTTACTTACAGATTAATCATTAATGCCAGCAATTGGAAATGTAGTCCAATACCATTCAATACACAATAATTTTACCCATGCAAGATAATAAAAATGGAATATTCTCATTCATTCATCATTTTGAAGATACATTTCTATAAATCATTTAAGGGACTTTAACATTGAAGGATGGGCACTATCTATAGTGTAAGCAATAAGCTCTTCTATTTCCTTACCTCAAACATTTCCTTGTGCATGTGTCCAATTATGGGTCTCCCTCCTGCAGACAGGATGCGCGGAGGGACAttggagggtccaggtcccaaCATGAGACGGTAGGGGACTTTCAGGGGCAGGAGTAGAGAGGCAGGTGCTGGGACAGTAAGGGAGGACATGGCACGATAGGAGCGAGGCACCAGAACAGATGAAATCCGAGTAGGCAGGGTCACCTGCTGTGCAAAAAGAGCACCTCTGCAAATCAAAGCCCTCTGCATGCTTAATAATTGCTCCTGTCTGTGGCTTCACTGTGTGCTAACTCCCAGACTGCAGACCGGttgtataaaaaataactgaaaagacaagaatttaaataaaagggTCCCTAACCTCCAATCCctaattgaaacaaaaacatacccTTTTGCTGTGACCTTTTTAGACTGGGG
Coding sequences within it:
- the LOC121326352 gene encoding serine--pyruvate aminotransferase-like — translated: MQRALICRGALFAQQVTLPTRISSVLVPRSYRAMSSLTVPAPASLLLPLKVPYRLMLGPGPSNVPPRILSAGGRPIIGHMHKEMFEIMDDIKKGIQYAFQTKNELTMAISGSGHAAMEAALYNAVERGETVLIAVNGIWGERAADISERMGADAKRLVKPPGECFTLQEIEQALSKHKPVLFFITHGESSTGIAHPLDGLGALCHKYNCLLLVDSVASLGGAPIYMDRQEIDILYSGSQKVLNAPPGTAPISFSERAKQKIFSRKTKPVSFYLDMGWLANYWGCDGKPRVYHHTGPVSGLFSLRESLAILAEQGLENYWKHHQEMALYFHQGLEKLGLKLFVKDKNVRLPTVTTIAVPEGYDWRDITAYIMKNYSMEITGGLGPSVGMVLRVGLMGYNCTKANADLVLQALGDALQHCHKSKV